TCTAGATCTTATATTGCACAAgtacataattttatatatggCGCCCTTGATTCCTCCCTTGTGTTACCTCATTACCATTCCATAATGCTCTTGGTACTGATCCTCTCATTCATTTGTAGTCCAGCTCATGACTTTCCAAATGGATTTGAGGACTGGCGTGATGAGCGAGGATATGCAGGGAGTGGGTCCAAAGAATCTGATTCTTCCTAGCTACCACTCCATAACTTGTAAACATTAAGTCATTAATGATAgagaaaatatttcagaactcATTAATAGTGTCTTATATCTATCTCAGATATTTTATGCCCTTTTCTGTGGTGAAATCTGGCTAAAGATTACCACAAATTTAATGCTTTCTCTTTTGTGCTCTCTTATCTTCACTATATATGTGTACAGAGGGCTATTTTCATGAAATAGAAAAGAGGGTAGAAAGCTCAATCATGGATTAAGAACAGATGTTCGAGTTTGCTTCTTCGAGATCTCCTCTTGCAGAAGTGCATGATTTTCTGTCTTTGCCTCCTGCCCCCATGTTACCTCATTACCAACAGACAATGCATTTGGTATGGAACCTCCCATCTAATCTCCTATCAATTTTAAGATTTATATACTAtttccatttcttcttcttcttcttcttcttcttcttcttcttcttcttcttttgcttATTCAAATGTCTTTATTTCTGAAGGATGGAGAAGAGGGTAGTTATTACCTTCTAATGCAGCAAGAAAGGTTGAGCCTTGTGCAATTTTGGAATCAAAAAATGCTAGAGATTCCTAGTATTTCaggtttctattttttatttttttctaattttctatattttccatACACCCATCCTCTACTCTATTGTCCATGTATCGATGTTTCCAAGGTACGAAAATGGAAACAAACCGTAGTACTTGGATCATAATGAGGCCTTTGTCATAGTTTTTCAGGTTTCTATTTTGGAATCAAAAAATGCTAGAGATTCCTAGTATTTCaggtttctattttttatttttttttctaatttcctaTATTTTCGATACACCCATCCTCTACTCTATTGTCCATGTATCAATGTATCCAAGGTACGCAAATGGAAATAAACCATAGTACTTGGATCATAATGAGGCCCTGTCATAGTTTTGGTATTACCTTTGGCCAAATCAACATGTACATCCatactttcatttttctttcaacttgAGGCTATGTTTAGATCtcgaaaaaattgaaggaaaatgcaaggaaaaaaaaaaaaaaagtataatgaaggaaaataaaaaataaatttaaagtcaatgaattatttttatatgcaagttcaatttttatatatttatttagatcttacaaatattaaataattttaaaatgtattcttaagaattttaattatatttgactttctttctcatttttgatagcaaaaccaaatatatatatataaaaaaaaaccattttctttaatattttttttctttctttaatatttttgggaaccaaatgtagccttaaaattaataatggatTACTTTTTACATGAGTTCAAGATGGATTTCCATGGAAAAtggtttaattatttaattttttttttccaagaattGTTGTGATTGATTTGTCATGTTATCTTATAGATTTTAAGGGCCAACATGCTTTACCTCTCGCAAGGATCAAAAGAATCATGAAAGCAAACCGAAATGTTAAGGTTGGTAAAAGTATTCATGCTTTCTAATCTacaacatttttctttgtatagtacttaatatttaatagtcaTAGATGGGCATGGtttattaattgattttgtgaTTGTTTTTTGTCCCTCTAAGCCTCTCTCTCatcactaataataataataataataataataataataataataataattattattattattattattattattttgtaaatgagATGATATTACAATAGATAGTTGCAAATGGAACGACATCTCGTTGTATATTAGATTAGAAACAAGAAcctatgaaaattgaaaatttaccaTTTTAGTTTTGCATTATTGATGACAATGTATATATAGAAAAGTTTGACattaaggtggtatttgttttttaacttaattttaaatgaaacttaaaattaaatagtgtttaatagtgttaagtattaaactgtttattttttaagattatatttctattaaatattataaagtaaagaaaaatcaacatattacttttaatatttagaaaaagttattttgtaacaaatttaataaataaataataagttaacaaaaagtaaaaaataaaaaacaaatgaactaaaatctaaatacaaattatttttagtaaaaagtgaaaaaaaattaaaaaacaactaattttattttttatttttttgaaatatcacAAAAATTATGCCTATTATTGaacaaattcaattcaaacCAAGTCGAATCCAATGGTCAAATGTGGTATGTGTACCATTTTACCTATTTGCATCATTAGACATTATATGCTActtataatgaatttttatggtattttaatatttttgtaagttTCTTATTCTGattaaaaaacaaatccaaTAGATGATTAGTGCGGACAGTCAAATACTATTTGCCAAAGCAAGTGAATTGTTCATCCTAGAGCTCACACTTCGAGCATGGTTTCATGCGGAAGCCAACAAACGCCGAACTCTGCAACCATGTGATATAGGGAGAGCCATACGATGTTACCCAACTCTGCATTTCTTGACAAACATTGCTCCCGATGTGCATAAGGttggtttttctttatctttatcGTTGTGCTCTCTTGCATCAAATCattactaataataaaataatagagtTTTCATTCAATATTAAAACCCCTTTTTGGAGTTAAATTCTCTTTGGAAACAAACTGGTGAAAATATTTCAGGAAGAGCACAGTGAAAATATTTCAGGAGGAGCAGGATTTGTTGTGGCAAATGACGAAGTACATTTTCCTGCAGCAAACCATGTGAGTGTTACAACtcatagttttatttaataaatataattaaacatcCCTCAATTCCAATATCTAATTGTGTAGTTATTGAggtgtaatttttcttttcttttcttttcttttctttttttcatcagGAATTAATAATGTGGAATCATGAAATTCCTTGTTCTGTTCAGCTGCCACCTATTGCTTCTTCAGAAATGGTGAACAAAAATGCTCCCAAGGTAATATTTTGAACTTATGCGAAACCGATCCATAGATATTACTATATGATATTGATATCTTATGACTTTAAGGTATTATTCCATTTTATGTTTAAGCTTGTAGTGTTAAATGAAAgcctcttgttttcttttgcagCGAGGAAAATGTGATGGAGGCATGTGAAAGCTCTTGATGGTTTGGAAAAAGCGTCATCTTATGTTTTGTGGAATAACATGCATCTATACCTATGTGTTAGTagtgcctttttttttgtttttgtttttgttttttttttttgttggagaCATTGCGGAAgctattttattatgaaataaacAAGAGCTTTTGTCACAATAGCTAATGAGCCACTGGCAGTCATGGGTTTTTTTGGGTTTTAAGTTGCTTTGGAGTTTTACATTTATAGGAGTGATAATAATTTGCTTTGATAAGCAAATGGATGAATGGAGTGGGCTTCATTTTAGTCTCTGGGCCACGTATAGGAATGGTCACACAAGCCATCCTAAGCTTTGGGTCTCTAGGGTACATGCAAAAACTATCATAGGCTTTTCTAGATCTACACAATGGAAGAATGATGATATATTAAAACTAAGATCTAGAGAGTAGAAACGATATCTACAATCTGAATGTTCCCATATCAATTCCATTTGATGAAGAAACAGGATATCAAAGACCAAAAGGCTCTTTTTCCTAGATCTTAACACACAAGGAAGGTGAGTTCCTCTCTAAAGGATTTGGAGGTTAGAGTTTCTCTCACTGGAGGGTTGAATAGAAGAAGTGTAAAACCTTAAATCTCTAAGaaggtttatataggcttccttGTGAACTTTAGTGATATGAGTCATCTTGGACTTGGGTCACTTAACCTAGTCTATTAATTTtaggctccaattaattaattagtctaatCCAAAAAGATCACTCATAAGCTTTTATGCAATCTTGTACGTTAACCAAAATTCTCTTATACGCAcatattaataaataacataatattcttaaaataatgTGTCATCAAGAAATATGAGTTCGAGTAAAGACCATTGAGACCTATAGCAAAATATTAATTCGCttagaatctaattttgaagttgactcaacatcccactataaaaAGTCAACTACACTTTGATACTATGATATTAAAATCAGATACTAAACTTGGGTCTATGACCTAGTATTCATTGTATGCAAACTCCTTATGAACTATTGTTTGTAATCTAATGAGGTAGATGCTATCAATTtcttaagattacctctaccatccttaagTCTTAGAtcttcctattatgtgatcaactaacaaaTTCTTGCTCTCCAAtcgcatatgtcaaatttcacttaaggaattacttcAGCCATAGATTTCCTAAGCACGAATTCTTAGGATCACTCGAGGGGATACTttgtctcaaacccatgagatatcatggtgcttatCTTGAGTACACTTATTGTCACCTACCTCAATTAATAGTGACTCAAACCATAAGGAATATTTGACCACCTATAGGTTGAACTCATTGAAGACCTTAGCACTAGCTTggtattctctcaaggttgagggCCCATATaacatagtagtttggtgaagaCATGATTACCTGATAGCCAATGTTATGACTTACCATGGGTTTTGTCCAATATATAACCATGCACATTAGTGTATTTACTATGAGAACCCTTTCCCAATAACCAAGACAAGTTAtacctccaattaggaggtaatgcatTACATCCTCAAATAGATTGCCTAATTCTCATAAACCAGTTGTAAACAACTCATCTACTTGCAAGAAACCC
Above is a genomic segment from Vitis riparia cultivar Riparia Gloire de Montpellier isolate 1030 chromosome 14, EGFV_Vit.rip_1.0, whole genome shotgun sequence containing:
- the LOC117929778 gene encoding nuclear transcription factor Y subunit C-4-like — protein: MLPHYQQTMHLDGEEGSYYLLMQQERLSLVQFWNQKMLEIPSISDFKGQHALPLARIKRIMKANRNVKMISADSQILFAKASELFILELTLRAWFHAEANKRRTLQPCDIGRAIRCYPTLHFLTNIAPDVHKEEHSENISGGAGFVVANDEVHFPAANHELIMWNHEIPCSVQLPPIASSEMVNKNAPKRGKCDGGM